From the genome of Longispora fulva:
TCAACGCCGCCGTCGTCCGGTCGGCGTCCAGCCCGGAGGCGGAGTTGGCCCGGGCCAGCCAGTACGCGAGGAACGTCGCCAGGGCGCAGACCAGCCCGGCCGGGACGGCGAACCGCAGGACCCTCGGGACGAAGCCGGGCCGGGCGCGCTCGGAGTTGGGGGCCAGCGCCAGGAAGAAGCCCGGGACGCCGATCGTGAGCGCGCCGACGAGCGTGACGTGCCGGGGCAGGAACGGGAACGGCAGCCGGACGACGCCGACCAGGATGGCGAGGGCCACGGAGTACATCGTCTTGACCAGGAACAGGTTGGCGACCCGTTCGATGTTGCCGAGCACCTTGCGGCCCTCGGCGACCACGTACGGCAGGGTCGCGAACCGGTCGTCGAGCAGCACCACCTTGGCGACGGCCCGGGTCGCCGCGCTGCCGGAACCCATGGCCACGCCCAGGTCGGCGTCCTTGAGCGCGAGCGCGTCGTTGACCCCGTCGCCGGTCATCGCGACCGTGTGGCCGCGCGACTGCAACGCGCCGACGAACGCCCGCTTCTGCTGCGGCGTGACCCGCCCGAACACCGAGTGCTCCTCCAGCACGTCGGCGAGCGCCCCGGTCTCGGCGGGCAGCGTGCGGGCGTCCACCGGGGAGCCCGCCCCCGCCACGTCGAGGGACGAGGCCACCGCGCCGACGGACACCGCGTTGTCGCCGGAGATCACCTTGACCGTGACGTCCTGGGCCCGGAAGTACCGGAGCGTCTCGGCGGCGTCGGGCCGGATCCGCTGCCGGAGCAGGATCAGCGCGGCGGCCGTCACCGGACCCAACTCCTCGCCGAGAGCGTCGGCCCGGCCGAGAGCGAGGACCCGCATCCCGGTGGATCCGATGTCCTCGGCGAGGGCCCGCTGCGGGTCGCCGGGGGCGAGGAGGACGTCGGGCGCGCCGAGTACCCAGGTGCCCTGGCCGTCGAAGGTGACGCCGCTCCACTTCCGGGCCGAGGAGAACGGCACCTGGTCGGTCACCGGCCAGTCCGGGGCTGTCGTGGTGCCGGCGGCCGCGACGAGCGTCGGGTTGGGGGTGGACTCGGCGGCGGCGAGCGCGGCGAGTACCCCTCGAAGGTGTTCGGGGGTCTGACCGTCGCACGGCCGCACCTCGTCGAGGTCCATCCCGGACTCCGTGAGCGTGCCCGTCTTGTCCAGGCACAACACGTCGACCCGGGCCAGCCCCTCCACCGCCGGCAGCTCCTGCACCAGGCACTTGCGCCGCCCGAGCCGCACCACCCCCACCGCGAACGCGATCGTCGTCATCAGCACCAGACCCTCGGGAATCATCGGCACGATCCCGGCCACGCTGCTCACGATGGCCTGCGGCAGGCTCTGGTCGGCCCGCAGCTGGCTGACGATCAAGAGCACGCCGACCGGCACGATCAGCCAGGTCACCCAGGTCAGGATGCGGTTGATCCCGGTCATCAGCTCCGAGCGCACCAGACTGAACCGGCTGGCCTCCGCCACCAACGTGTTGGCATAGGAGTCGGGCCCGACCTTCGTCGCCTCGAACGCCCCCTCGCCGGCGACGACGAAGCTGCCCGACATCACCTCCGCCCCGACCTCCTTGTGCACCGGGTCGGACTCGCCGGTGAGCAGCGACTCGTCCACCTCCAGCCCGCTACTGGCCGTGACGTGCCCGTCGACCGGGATCTTCTCCCCCGCGCCGAGCAGAATCAGCTCGCCCAGCACGACCTCCTCGGGCGTGACCGCGTGCTCGGCGGCGTCCCGGCGGACCCGGACCGGGGCCCGGCCGAGCACGGCGAGCTGGTCCAGGGTGCGCTTGGCCCGCAGCTCCTGAATGACGCCGACGGCGCTGTTGAACACGATGACCAGGCCGAAGACGGCGTCCCTCGGGGAGCCGAACACGAGCACGAGGAGGACCATCGGGGCGATGATGGCGTTGAACCGGGTGAACACGTTGGCCCGGATCACCTGGGCGAGACTGCGATTGTGGTCCCGGCTGGCGACATTGACCTGCCCCCGCGCGACCCGCTCGGCGACCTGTGTTCGCGTCAAACCATCCATGACCCCTATCTTGTACGGTTTGCCCAAGTCGCGCGGCGGATCGCCCCCTTGATCGGTGTTCGCGGCCGAATCGTGGCTGCGTGGGTTGAGCCCCGGCCGCGTGGGGCGCCGTCAGGTGTTGTGCCTCCAGAGTTCCCAGCCTTCGGGGCCGTGGTGGGTCTGGTAGGTGTGGTCGGGGTCGAGGGACTCGTCGCCGTGCAGGGTCGGGACGCTCATGGCCGGGTGGCCTGCGCGGCGCAGTCGGTAGGTGTGGCCGGGTTCGGTCCACGCGCCGCCGGTGACGGTCCAGGTGACGCCGTCGTGGGCGAGGCCGTAGGTTTCGCCGGGGACGAGCCAGTAGGCGTAGACGCCGTCCTCGTCATGGTCGTCGTGCAGGCAGAGGCTGATGACCCGGTGCAGGCCGTCGGCCTCGTGGGTGTCGAGGGTGCCGAGGGCGGTCGCGGTGAGCGGTGTCATGCCTGGCTCCCGAGCAGTCCGGCGAGTTCCCGGCTGGCCCGGCGCTGGAGAGCCTTTGTCGCCCCGATGCCGCGGCCGAGTTCCGTGGCCGTCTCAGTCAGCGACAAGCCGTGCAGGTATCGCAACCTCAAGCACCGCTCCTGGGACAGGCTGAGCCTCGCCAGCGCGAACACAATGGTGGCTCGACGCTCGGCCGCGAGTGCCTCGGACTCCGGGGAATCCCTAGGGTCGCAGCGGTCCAGGGCAGCCGGCTCACCAGTTGTGTGGACCCGCTGTCGCCACGAGGACTTCGCGTCGTCGAATACAAGATTCCGCGCGATCGTCACCAACCAAGCACCCGGATCCCTTCCGGTCTCCGCATAGCGCTCGACCGCCCCCAAGGCCCGGGCGAAGGTCTCTGAGGTCAGATCCTCGGCCAGGACCCGGTTGCGAACCCGCCGCATCAAGAACGCGAAAACAGCTATCCGGTACCGGCGGTAAAGCTCAGCGAACGCCTCGCGATCGCCACTCCCAGCGCCGGCTATCAGCATTCGAGGATCGATGCCCCGATAGTCCACAGCACACCTCCCACGGTTTCTCAGCGTGTGAGGGAAACGCTACGATCGGTTGACATCCGGATCGACTGACTGGCGGTACGCGTTACGGCAGGTCAGCCACCAGGTAGACGGAACTCAGCCATGCAGGCCGACTCCCAGTCAGCGTTAGGAGTTGTCATGCCGCACAGGGGCGTCAGCGGACCTCCGTCCGGGCTCGTCACAGGTCACGTCTTCAAGCTGGTCCGGGAGTCGATTCCCCGTAGTCAGGAGGCGCTGGCGGTCGACCTCGGAGTGGATCGCACGACGATCCAGAGCTGGGAGTCGGGACGACGACCATTCACCTCGGTTGCACTGAGCCAGGTGATGGCAGTCAGGAACACGCTGTCCAGGCTCGGAGCCAATCTCGCGCTCCTTTCAGCGCTGGATGACGCGGCGGAGGCCGACTACCTACTCCATGCGCTGGTCAACTGCGATGCCTCGTCGATGCCCCTCGACCATCACCCTCTGGCGTCAGCGGTCGTCACCCGAAAGGTGACTGACATGCTCGCCTGGGCACTGAACGGCGCCGTGCCCGAGGTGGTGAGAAACCAGCCCATATCCAGGAGCCGTCGAGGACCAGTTGCCGAAGGCCCCACCCTGGGTTCTCCAGAACGACAGACAGCGTTTCAGCACCTCGGGATCACCGTGGAGCGCTCACGCGCGTCGAACCTCCTTCTGCACAGGCAGGCTTGCTACCTGGGAGGAATGGACTCGACCAGAGGATCAGCCGAGTGGCTCACGCAGGCTAGGAGACATCGGAAGTATTTCGGCAAGGCACACGGGTGGTCACTGGCCTGGCCTGACGCCCGATCCGTGGCGACGTCGCTGGCCAACCAGGGCGACAACGAGCCACTCCGGGACTTCATCGCCAACTGCCATGGCGACGATTCCTGCGAACTTGCCGGTCTCAACTACTGGGCATACTGGATCGGCGAGGTCGAGTCGCGACAGCGTGACGATCTGTTCATGGCCGACCGCCACCTGCCGTGGAGTGGGAACAGGTTGTTCCGGCATCTCGTGGGACGGCTCGACAGCGACTCCGCATTCGTGGATCTCAACATCCATAGTCTCTGGGCACTGCTGTTTCTACGACGAGGTCTACCTCATCACGACCCTGCCAGCGCCGGCGAACTCATGGCCCGGGCCGAGCGCATCCTGGACATCGGAACGGTTTCGCCTCAGTCTCACCGTGAGCTAACGTCGGTGACCTACGGGCTACGCATGGATGGGTTCACCATGGCGAGGAGTGACGTGTGAGCGGTGTTGAGGGTGCGATGCGGTTCATCTTCGAGACCGGGATGCTCAAGCGCGCCAAGCGCACCGGTTGGTGGATCGCCGGGGTCCCCGAGCCCGAGTCCATCGCCGACCACTCCTTCCGCGTCGGCGTCGTCGGGGCGATCCTCGCCGCCATGGAAGGGGCCGACCCCAACCGGGTGGCCCTCCTCGGCCTGCTGCACGACACCCAGGAGACCCGGGTCGGCGACATCCCGCACATCGGGCGGCGCTATGTCACCACCGTGCCCAACGAGCGGGTCACCGCCGACCAGGTCGCGCACTGCCCACCGGCCGTCGCGGCGATGGTCCAGGACGCCGTCGACGAGTACGAGAAGGGCGAGACCGTCGAGGCCCTCGTCGCCCACGACGCCGACAAGCTCGAGTGTCTCGTGCAGGCCGTCGAGTACCGCAGCAGCGGCAACGCCAACATCCAGCCGTGGATCGACTCGACCCTCGCGTCGTTGAAGACCGCGTCGGCCCAGCAGCTCGCACAGGCGGCGCTCGACGGTGACCCGATCGGGTGGCGCAACCCCTGAGCGACGCGGCCGACACCGGCCGCTACGGGACGAACCTGTAACCCATTCCCGGCTCCGTGAGCAGATGGCGCGGCCGGGCCGGGTCCGGCTCCAGCTTCCGGCGCAGCTGGGCCATGTACTGGCGCAGGTAGTGCGTCTCCGACACGTACGTCGGCCCCCAGATGTCGGTCAGCAGCTGCCGCTGGCTGATCAGCTTCCCCGGGTTGCGGACCAGCGGTTCCAGCAGCTCCCACTCGGTCTTCGTCAGGTGCGTGTCGGGCGTCACGGTGCGTTTTGCCAGGTCCACCGTGTGCTCCCCCACCGTCACCACCGGGGTCGACTCCGCCGGGGCGTGCCGGCGGGTGACGGCACGCACCCGGGCGAGCAGTTCGTCGACCCCGAACGGCTTGGTGACGTAGTCGTCGGCCCCGGCGTCGAGGGCCGCGACCTTGTCCTGGCTGCCGGTGCGGCCGGACAGCACGATGATCGGCACGTCGGTCCAGCCGCGCAGGCCCCGGATCACGTCGGTGCCGTCCATGTCGGGCAGGCCGAGGTCGAGGACGACCAGGTCGGGGCGGTGCTGGGCGGCCGAGCGCAGGGCCTGGCCGCCGTCGGGGGCGAGGTCGACCTCGTAGCCTCGGGCGGTCAGGTTGATCCGGAGCGCACGGACGATCTGCGGTTCGTCGTCGACGACGAGAATCCGGGTCATTGCCCCAGTGTGCGCCACTCGCGCCGGTCGATGATCACCGACATTCTCCTTGTACTCTTGCCGGCATGTCTCTGTTTGACCTGAACGTCAACACGCTCGACGGCCGGCCCGACGCGCTCGGCGCGCACCGGGGCCGCACCGTTCTCCTCGTCAACGTCGCCTCGCAGTGCGGGCTGACCCCGCAGTACACGGGGCTGCAGGCCCTCGCCGAGCGGTACGCGGACCGGGGCCTCGTGGTGCTCGGCGTGCCGTGCAACCAGTTCGGTGACTAGGAAGGTAAAAACAGTGACCTGGGTCACCAGCCTCTCCCACCACAGTAGCCAGACAACTACGCTAAGTAGCGCCCGAGAATCGCACCGCAGCCCACACGAAGCCCCTCGCACGGGCACGGCGCAAGGGGCTTCGGCTGACTATGCGGACAGGTCAAGGTGCAGGTTGTTTTCTTTCGCCGCGTCGGCCAGTTCGTGAAGTTCCACAACTTCGACATTGGCCGCGCGGAGAAGTTCCTTACCCTCGCAGTCCACGAAGGTCCCCGGCTCGGACCACGCTTGCACAACTCTCGGAATCTTGCGAGCCAGGACCAGGTACGCACACCCCTCGAACCCCAGGCTCTTGTTACCTGACGCTCTGATGCTGCATGGCTCCAGGGTTGTGTAGATGGTCGACTTAAGCAGTCGAGGATCGTCCGCATCGATCTTGCTAAGGGCCGACTCCTCCGCGTGAATCCGCCCCGTTTCCCGGGAGTAGCCGCGCGCCAGCTCCAGGCCCAGATCCGAGCCATCGTCATAGACGACCACGGAGCCGACCGCGAACGCATTAGCGTCGAACGGGCACTTCTCGGACTCACGGATGGACTCGCCCATCCAGTAGAGATCTTTGAGGTACTGCTTGTCAGTCATGATTCCCCACCTGGTTGAGCAGACATCGCGTCAATGAACTGTTGGACATCAGGGTCACCCCGCCACACCACAAGAGCATGCGTCAGTTCGACCAGCTCCAGCTTCGCTCGCGCCGATCGAGTGTCCCTCTGGATCGAGAGGGCCCGCAAGCCCAGGGATGCGGCGCGAGCCGCATCTTCCTGGCCTGCGCAGGCTCGCGCCTCACGCGCCAGGTACACACCTTGATCCCGCCGAAAGCCCTCCTGAAGGGAAGGGAGGGCAAGATCGTAGGCGTCCATGGCAGCTTCGTATCTGCCGAGAACAGTCCGGCTCTGTGCCCGGCAGACCTGGATGTACGGCTCATCGAAATACTGTCCCCAGTTGACGGCCTCCGGCTCAGCATCGGACAGCAGCTCGTGGGCCAGATCAAAGGATCGCTCCGCTTCGTCGGAGTCGCCCAACAGGGCGTGTCCATGTCCGGCGTACGTTGCGGCGATAGCGGCAATCTTGGATCTCGGGCGGGCCATCCGAATGGCGGCCTCGGCTGTCTCGACAGCCTCATCCCCTCGGCCCATCTCCCCGGCAAGTTGGCTCATCCTTGCCATGACAAACGCCATCGAGGACCAATCCCCGGCGGTCGTTGCCCATCCCAACGATTTGTCAATCCAGAACTCGGCAGCTTGGTGATCGCCTACGTCCTGGTGCAGCCATCCGACCAGATCGGCGTACTCGGCCAGGAGTCGCAGCCAGTCACCTCTACGGTCTGAGTGATAGAGCTTTGCCTGCTGGACAAGCTTGAACTGCTCCAGCGCCGCCGGAAGCATGTTCCGCGCCCCAAAGCGATTATCGCACTCCGCAAGCAGTCGCCTGCTCTCGTCGTAGTACTCGATCGGGTGGTGATCGATCGCTGGCGAGTCGACGTCTGCGAACTGCCCTAGAGCGTTCACCTGTGCATCCACGTAGACGACCTGCCCCTTTGCCGTCCTTACCGGAAGGACCAGTTGCAGGCCCGGTGCCAAGCGTGCATCACTGTTGCGCTCATTGACCACAGGGCCAACCAAAGAAGCCTCATCAGCCGCCGAACTAGCCTCATGAGGTGTGCCTCCGAACAGCGTGTCCCAGAGGCCCAGGAGCGCGCCGCCAGCCTTGAGGGCGCTGTCGAGCTTCACCGCTAGTGCGCGGCTAACGCCGCGCTCGCCCCGCTCCGCATAGCCGATGTGGCTTGAATCGCAAGGCACAGCCTTGCCTAGGGCAACCTGCGACCAACCCATTTGTGAGCGCCACTCGCGGAGCTTGGCACCCCACATGTGCACGGCGCTCGCATTGGGAGTCAGACGAGCTGGACGCTGCCCCAAGAATCCCTCCCATGTGGCTAATTGAGGCGCGCAGAAGGAGCCTCATGCCGCTGTCGTTCAGAGTGCCAGCGTACCCCCACTCTGTGTACAGGCCCGATCTACCCAATCACGACAGTAGATCTTGACCACGATAGGGGGTGACCATCCATGACCAGCACTGACTTCGAGGGCGAGAAGCCCGAGGGCGAGACCGACGAGGCTGCCGACGAGTAAGAAGTGCGCGAGCCCCCGGCATCCCTCACAGACGCGGTCGGGGGCTCGCATCAGGGTTCGAAGCCAACCGACTTCGGGAGGGATGCACAGTGATCGGTCTGCCGATCTTGCTCGACTGCTCGGAGTCGAAGGGTTGCCGGGACGAGCTGGGCGACCTTCTGCCTCGGTACGTGGAGGCGGACTCTCGCGGCTACGAGCGTCGGCGCTGCGGCGCTTACAGCTTCCTGTGGCACCGCTTTGGGGAGAGATCTGAGTCCGCAGCCGTCGAGGCTGCGGGTTGGGCCTGGGTGAAGCCGGCAGTGCGGAACGCACCGAGTTACAGGAGGACCAGATGAGCAGCGAGCACCGAGAGCCGACCAATCCGTTTCCTCGGTACGTCGCCCTGGCCCTGGTGGCTGCGGTCGCACTCGGCGGGTTGGTGTTCTGGATGTTCACAGTGATCGTTCACCACTAAGGGCGCGCTGTGACTGGGATGCGAATTGTTTTCGGCTCCAAGGAGCTGGACGGCCAAACGTACGTCGTGGACGGTCGGCTCTCAGGAGCTATGACGTTGTTCGTTGAGCGGCACAGCGAAGACCACGAGCCCTTGGTGATGGCGTTGATCTTGTATCGCGACTCCCCCAAACCGCAACTGACAGGCCCGCCTGGCTGGGAGGAGGTAACGGCTGCGGTCGGTGATTGGGCGCTGAAGCGCTACCGGCTCTGGATGCACGACCACGGCCGCTGTGATGGTCGTTGCTTGGATCAAGTGTGCAAGTAGCTGCGGGGGCTACCTTGCCCGCGTCACCTTCCCTGAAGGAGGACTAGTCATGACCACCACCCCCACCTTGGAGAAGACGGGCCGCGCGCTCATCTCCCCTGCCGTGTTCGACCGGTTGACCAACCGGGTCGTCACGGACCACCTGATCGACCTGCCGCGCGCGGAGCGCATCGTCGACCAGGCGCTCGGCTTCGTGGCGACGTGTGCGGCGAACCCGGGTGCGGCGCTGTCCCCGAGCGTTGAGGTCGACATGGGATGGCACGCCTTCCTCGTGCACACCCGTGCCTATGCCGACTTCTGCACGGAGGTCGCGGGGCGCTTCATCCACCACGAGCCCACCGACGAGACCGACGCCAAGAGCGGCGGCATCATGCGCACCGTCAAGGCGATGCGCGCGGCCGGCTTCGCCGTCGATGACGAACTGTGGCCCAACATGGCGGACTGCACGCAGTGCCACCAGGGCTGCACCGACAGCAACTGATCCGTAAAACGGCGGCCCCCGGGATGTCGGGGGCCGCCTACCTCGAAGGAGACTCCATGGCCCTCTGGGAGGACCTACCCGCCGCGCTGCGCGCGACGGCCGAAGAAGCCGGCAGTGCCCCGATCCTCAGGGCCACCCCCACGAGCGCCGGCACCATGTCAGCGCTCTCGGTGGTGCTGGACCTGGGCGACGGTACCCGCGCGTTCTGCAAGGGCACCCCCGCCGACGCGCCGAATGCGTGGATGCACCGCAACGAAGCGAACATCACGCCGGTGCTGCCCTACGGTTTCGCGCCGCGCCCGCTGTGGAACATCGATGAAGACGGCTGGCTGTTGACGGGGTTCGAGTTCGTGACAGGCGAACACGTCGATCTCACACCCGGGTCACCAGACCTGTCGGGCCTGGCCGATCTGGTGGCCACCGTGGGCAAGCGGCTCACGCCCGCTCCTCACACCACCGCCGCCCCACTGTCGGAGCGGTGGGCTTCCATGCCCGAGTGGGGCAGGCACCCGATCGACATCCTTGCGGGCTCGACCTTGCTGCACATGGATATGAACGCCAACAACATCATCGTCAACCGCGACACTGACCGGTTCTGGTTGGTGGACTGGGCGTGGTCTGCGACGGGCGCGGCGTGGATCGACCCTGCACTCATCGTCATCCGGCTCATCAACGCCGGGCACGACCCCGTCGAGGCGGAGCAATGGGCCAAGGCTGTGCCTGCGTTCCACAACGCCCCGGATGCCTTCCTTGACATCTTCGCGGACGTCATGTCCACCCTATGGACACGCCTGGCCGTCCGCAGGCCGACCCCGCATAGCGCGGGCCTGGCACGCGCCGCTCAGGTGTGGTTCGCACACCGCAGCAACAGGGGCCGCTGATGCTCCGCCGGGTTGCTCGCCG
Proteins encoded in this window:
- a CDS encoding helix-turn-helix domain-containing protein, which encodes MWGAKLREWRSQMGWSQVALGKAVPCDSSHIGYAERGERGVSRALAVKLDSALKAGGALLGLWDTLFGGTPHEASSAADEASLVGPVVNERNSDARLAPGLQLVLPVRTAKGQVVYVDAQVNALGQFADVDSPAIDHHPIEYYDESRRLLAECDNRFGARNMLPAALEQFKLVQQAKLYHSDRRGDWLRLLAEYADLVGWLHQDVGDHQAAEFWIDKSLGWATTAGDWSSMAFVMARMSQLAGEMGRGDEAVETAEAAIRMARPRSKIAAIAATYAGHGHALLGDSDEAERSFDLAHELLSDAEPEAVNWGQYFDEPYIQVCRAQSRTVLGRYEAAMDAYDLALPSLQEGFRRDQGVYLAREARACAGQEDAARAASLGLRALSIQRDTRSARAKLELVELTHALVVWRGDPDVQQFIDAMSAQPGGES
- a CDS encoding glycine-rich domain-containing protein, producing the protein MTTTPTLEKTGRALISPAVFDRLTNRVVTDHLIDLPRAERIVDQALGFVATCAANPGAALSPSVEVDMGWHAFLVHTRAYADFCTEVAGRFIHHEPTDETDAKSGGIMRTVKAMRAAGFAVDDELWPNMADCTQCHQGCTDSN
- a CDS encoding response regulator, coding for MTRILVVDDEPQIVRALRINLTARGYEVDLAPDGGQALRSAAQHRPDLVVLDLGLPDMDGTDVIRGLRGWTDVPIIVLSGRTGSQDKVAALDAGADDYVTKPFGVDELLARVRAVTRRHAPAESTPVVTVGEHTVDLAKRTVTPDTHLTKTEWELLEPLVRNPGKLISQRQLLTDIWGPTYVSETHYLRQYMAQLRRKLEPDPARPRHLLTEPGMGYRFVP
- a CDS encoding phosphotransferase family protein; the protein is MALWEDLPAALRATAEEAGSAPILRATPTSAGTMSALSVVLDLGDGTRAFCKGTPADAPNAWMHRNEANITPVLPYGFAPRPLWNIDEDGWLLTGFEFVTGEHVDLTPGSPDLSGLADLVATVGKRLTPAPHTTAAPLSERWASMPEWGRHPIDILAGSTLLHMDMNANNIIVNRDTDRFWLVDWAWSATGAAWIDPALIVIRLINAGHDPVEAEQWAKAVPAFHNAPDAFLDIFADVMSTLWTRLAVRRPTPHSAGLARAAQVWFAHRSNRGR
- a CDS encoding HD domain-containing protein, whose protein sequence is MRFIFETGMLKRAKRTGWWIAGVPEPESIADHSFRVGVVGAILAAMEGADPNRVALLGLLHDTQETRVGDIPHIGRRYVTTVPNERVTADQVAHCPPAVAAMVQDAVDEYEKGETVEALVAHDADKLECLVQAVEYRSSGNANIQPWIDSTLASLKTASAQQLAQAALDGDPIGWRNP
- a CDS encoding helix-turn-helix domain-containing protein → MPHRGVSGPPSGLVTGHVFKLVRESIPRSQEALAVDLGVDRTTIQSWESGRRPFTSVALSQVMAVRNTLSRLGANLALLSALDDAAEADYLLHALVNCDASSMPLDHHPLASAVVTRKVTDMLAWALNGAVPEVVRNQPISRSRRGPVAEGPTLGSPERQTAFQHLGITVERSRASNLLLHRQACYLGGMDSTRGSAEWLTQARRHRKYFGKAHGWSLAWPDARSVATSLANQGDNEPLRDFIANCHGDDSCELAGLNYWAYWIGEVESRQRDDLFMADRHLPWSGNRLFRHLVGRLDSDSAFVDLNIHSLWALLFLRRGLPHHDPASAGELMARAERILDIGTVSPQSHRELTSVTYGLRMDGFTMARSDV
- a CDS encoding HAD-IC family P-type ATPase; protein product: MDGLTRTQVAERVARGQVNVASRDHNRSLAQVIRANVFTRFNAIIAPMVLLVLVFGSPRDAVFGLVIVFNSAVGVIQELRAKRTLDQLAVLGRAPVRVRRDAAEHAVTPEEVVLGELILLGAGEKIPVDGHVTASSGLEVDESLLTGESDPVHKEVGAEVMSGSFVVAGEGAFEATKVGPDSYANTLVAEASRFSLVRSELMTGINRILTWVTWLIVPVGVLLIVSQLRADQSLPQAIVSSVAGIVPMIPEGLVLMTTIAFAVGVVRLGRRKCLVQELPAVEGLARVDVLCLDKTGTLTESGMDLDEVRPCDGQTPEHLRGVLAALAAAESTPNPTLVAAAGTTTAPDWPVTDQVPFSSARKWSGVTFDGQGTWVLGAPDVLLAPGDPQRALAEDIGSTGMRVLALGRADALGEELGPVTAAALILLRQRIRPDAAETLRYFRAQDVTVKVISGDNAVSVGAVASSLDVAGAGSPVDARTLPAETGALADVLEEHSVFGRVTPQQKRAFVGALQSRGHTVAMTGDGVNDALALKDADLGVAMGSGSAATRAVAKVVLLDDRFATLPYVVAEGRKVLGNIERVANLFLVKTMYSVALAILVGVVRLPFPFLPRHVTLVGALTIGVPGFFLALAPNSERARPGFVPRVLRFAVPAGLVCALATFLAYWLARANSASGLDADRTTAALTLFLVAVWALALVARPYTWWRAGLVGAMVAAFGLVVAVPYGREFFLLRFDNLENNLTGVGLALVAAFLLTVLLRVDHWLESLNLRTPRR
- a CDS encoding dCMP deaminase, with translation MTDKQYLKDLYWMGESIRESEKCPFDANAFAVGSVVVYDDGSDLGLELARGYSRETGRIHAEESALSKIDADDPRLLKSTIYTTLEPCSIRASGNKSLGFEGCAYLVLARKIPRVVQAWSEPGTFVDCEGKELLRAANVEVVELHELADAAKENNLHLDLSA
- a CDS encoding RNA polymerase sigma factor, encoding MDYRGIDPRMLIAGAGSGDREAFAELYRRYRIAVFAFLMRRVRNRVLAEDLTSETFARALGAVERYAETGRDPGAWLVTIARNLVFDDAKSSWRQRVHTTGEPAALDRCDPRDSPESEALAAERRATIVFALARLSLSQERCLRLRYLHGLSLTETATELGRGIGATKALQRRASRELAGLLGSQA